The nucleotide sequence CTAATTCTCTTCGAAAATAAAAGCCAGGAATACCTGGCTTTTTTGTTTATTTATATATTTTTGAAATTTATTTATTAATTTTTTTCTATTTAGATTAATAACAATAATTTTGAAATTTTTACAATAAGTATTTCAAAAAATACTTTTGTTAATCTCTAAATCTATCTTTCTTTCAAATTATTTTTTCTTCTTTTTAACCTCCCTTTATATTTTTGCAATTGTAAGAAAATTAATGATTTTTTCTTTTATTCGACTTTAATCTATTTTAAAACTCAGTAAATTATTTGTGTTGAATTTGACAAATATAAATATATTGTTTATTATTTTGATGTAAAAATATTTTCTGCAATTATTTTCAAGAAGGAGGAAAAAATGGACAACAAAATATATAGTATTCCATTAATGACTAAAATTTCTGAGATGTACTATTATGAAAAATTACCACAAAACGAAATCGCTAAAAAATTAAAAATATCAACTTCCACAGTATCAAGAATTTTATCTAAAGCTTTAAATGAAGGAATTATAAAAGTGGAAATTATAGACATTCAGGAAAAACACAAATTATTAGAACAAAAACTAAAAAAACGCTATCAACTTTTAGATGTAGTTGTTATTAATACAATTGAAAATATCAAATCAATCGAATTAAAAAAATCACTGGGGAAATCCGCAGGAGAAAAAATTTTTGATCTATTGAAACCTGGTCAACTTTTAGGCATCGGACCAGGCGAAACCATGTTAGAAATGATTAATTCAATAAATTCTCAAAAAATTATAGGGGGAATAAGAGTTATTCCATTAATGGGTGCATGGAGTAGAGGCCCAGTTGAAAATGAAGTTAATAAATTAGTTCATTTAATCAGTAGTAAATTATTTTGTGATTATTTTATTCTTCCTGCTCCTGCTTATGTTAGTTCCGAAGAAATAAAAAATATCCTTTTAGATGAACCATATATAAAAGAAATTACTTCTTTATGGGAGTCTGTAGATATTGCAATTTTTTCAACTGGTATTGATACTTATTTTGGAGTACCTGTCCAATTGGTAAATGAAAAAGAAGTAATAAAAAAGGCAAGAGAAGAAAATGGAGTTGGAGATATTTTAGGTCATATTATAGATGAAAATGGGGAAGAAATTAAAATTGAACTTAACAAACGTTTGATATCTATTCCTTTCAAGGTATTGAAAAACATTCCTTTGAAAATTTGT is from Petrotoga sp. 9PWA.NaAc.5.4 and encodes:
- a CDS encoding sugar-binding transcriptional regulator — protein: MDNKIYSIPLMTKISEMYYYEKLPQNEIAKKLKISTSTVSRILSKALNEGIIKVEIIDIQEKHKLLEQKLKKRYQLLDVVVINTIENIKSIELKKSLGKSAGEKIFDLLKPGQLLGIGPGETMLEMINSINSQKIIGGIRVIPLMGAWSRGPVENEVNKLVHLISSKLFCDYFILPAPAYVSSEEIKNILLDEPYIKEITSLWESVDIAIFSTGIDTYFGVPVQLVNEKEVIKKAREENGVGDILGHIIDENGEEIKIELNKRLISIPFKVLKNIPLKICVSGGPAKFRSIRGALNSQLINILITDKQTADLLLTE